The proteins below are encoded in one region of Cololabis saira isolate AMF1-May2022 chromosome 11, fColSai1.1, whole genome shotgun sequence:
- the rln1 gene encoding prorelaxin H1, with product MLWRVSLAVAVVCVGSICNSCVRADVMGRLIVPRDYGVKLCGREFIRAVIFTCGGSRWKRSADLEPFQWTSLSGITVEDSQQTRQRDAELPDTYSQLPVASSYSLADLLTLYRATGNRQQPSPSRAGQYTVLDEQAENRDAAERLLSNKKKRNFSLGVAGMCCNQGCTKNDIGRLC from the exons ATGCTGTGGAGGGTGTCTCTCGCCGTGGCCGTGGTGTGTGTCGGCAGCATTTGCAACAGCTGTGTGAGGGCTGATGTGATGGGCAGACTGATTGTCCCCAGGGACTACGGGGTAAAACTGTGTGGaagagagttcatcagagccgTCATCTTCACCTGCGGCGGCTCCCGCTGGAAACGGTCTGCAGACCTGG AGCCCTTCCAGTGGACTTCCCTCAGTGGCATCACGGTGGAGGACAGCCAGCAGACTCGGCAGCGTGATGCAGAGCTCCCCGATACCTACTCTCAGCTCCCCGTCGCCTCCTCGTACTCCCTGGCAGACCTCCTGACCCTTTACAGGGCGACTGGCAATAGGCAGCAGCCCTctccgagccgagccgggcagTACACGGTCTTAGACGAACAAGCGGAGAACCGAGACGCGGCTGAAAGGCTCTTATCAAATAAGAAGAAGAGGAACTTTTCTCTGGGAGTGGCAGGGATGTGCTGCAACCAGGGCTGCACAAAAAATGATATTGGACGCTTGTGCTAA